The Streptococcus sp. S5 genome contains a region encoding:
- the macP gene encoding cell wall synthase accessory phosphoprotein MacP, whose protein sequence is MGKPLLTDEMIERARRGEDITGPKMVDAEETKIIRTDHRGFGYERPMRESRRERPQERYSQDTVQIQVEPTVTKSRRIEERKQSVVQSKLNKILFWIIVLLIALIIAIWRL, encoded by the coding sequence ATGGGAAAACCTTTATTAACCGATGAAATGATTGAACGAGCAAGGCGAGGTGAGGACATCACCGGTCCTAAAATGGTCGATGCGGAAGAGACGAAAATTATTCGGACAGACCACAGAGGATTTGGCTATGAACGTCCTATGAGAGAGAGTCGTAGGGAACGTCCACAAGAGCGTTATTCTCAGGATACTGTGCAGATCCAAGTGGAGCCCACAGTGACCAAGAGTCGTCGCATTGAAGAACGCAAACAAAGTGTGGTCCAATCCAAACTCAATAAGATTTTGTTCTGGATCATTGTGCTCCTCATTGCCTTGATCATTGCTATTTGGCGTTTATAA